The sequence GCCCATGATCACATCATGCACCTTGGCCTGCTCGGCGGCCTGCATCATCTCCTCGTCGGTCGCCGACTGACGGCCATATTTGAGGTTTTCGCGAACCGAACGATGCAGCAGCGAGGTATCCTGGCTGACCAGGCCAATGGCGGCGCGCACGCTTTCCTGCGTGACGTCGCGCACGTCCTGCCCGTCGATGCGGATCGACCCGTCCTGCACGTCGAACATGCGCAGGGCCAGGTTCACCAGCGTCGACTTGCCCGAGCCGGAACGACCGACCAGTCCGATCTTCTCGCCCGGCGCGACCTTGAGGTTAAAGGCGTCGATGACGCTGCCTTCCTTGCCGCGCCAGTAGTTGAAGCTAACATTGTCGTAGGTCAGTTCACCCTTGGAGACGTCGAGGTGCTTGGCTCCGGGCTTGTCGAGCATGGTCAGCGGCTGGGCGATAGTATCCATAGAGTCCCTGACGTTGCCGACCTGGCGGAAGATGTTGGAGCCGATTTCGAGGATCCAGCCGCTCATGTTCATGATCTGGAGCGCGAACGGAATCGCCGTCGCCACCGCCGCAGCGGTGAGGTTGCCATTGTTCCAGCCCGCCAGGGCCAGCCAGGTGACTGAGACCACGAGACCCGCATTGAGCATGAACAGGGTCGACCACATGTAGGTGAATACCCGCATCAGCTTGCGGAAGCTGACGGCGTGATCCTGGATGGAGTCGGCCACGTAGCGGTCCTCATGATCGCCGGTGGAGAAGGTCTTGAGCGTCTGAATATTGGTATAGCTGTCGACGATCCGGCCCGTCATCACGGACTTCGATTCCGAGAGTTCCTCGGAATAGCGGGCGATGAGCGGCATGGTGATGGTGAAAAGGATCGCATAGAGCAGCAGCCATACCCCGATCGGCACCAGCAGCACCGGATCGAGCTGGGCCAGCACGACGATGGCAACCACCACGAAGACCAGGGCATACCAGGCAGCGTCGATGGTCAGATTGACCCCGATTTCGATGGCTTCGCCGGCCTGGATGATCTTGTTGGCGACCCTGCCGGCAAAGTCGTTCTGGAAGAAGGTCCAGCTCTGCCTGATGACGTGCCAATGGCTCTGCCAGCGCACGAGATCGACCAGGTTGGGAACGATGCCGTGGTTGCGGATGAGCGTGTCGAGCAGGAAGGTCAGCGGACGCACCAGCACGACGACAACGATCATCCAGAGGAAGGTCTGGCCGTGCTGCGTGAACATGTCGCCAGGATTGGTGGTGGCCAGCATGCCGACCACCAGGCCGACAAACACGGGCATCAGCGCATCGGCAACCGAGCCGATGGCCACCAGCACGATGCGGATGGCGAAGGCGACGCGGAACTGGCCGATGAAGTAGCTGACGAAGGGGCGGAGGCCCATGGGCGGCTGCCTGATATCGGCGAGCGCGGTGGGCGAATAGAGATGGTCGAAATAGTCGATGACGCGGTTGAACATTTTGAGCTCATTATCTTGAGCCGCGCCTGACGGAGGTTTCTGTAACGCTCAGGTCAGGTTCGGAATCGGTCCATGGGTTTGCGTTGGTCAGCGCAGGTCGCCGGATTTGCGGGTAGCGCGGTCGCGATGATGGCCGTTTCGATATTGTCACCCATCGTGGGTTCTCCTTGGTTGGTTAGAACTGAATTCTTCAGCTCTCCCGTTGGGGGAGAGGTACGAAATCACTGTGCCGCCTCTTCCGGCTGGTCCATCTCGAGGAAGCCGCCGGACTGGCGGTGCCAGAGCTGGCTGTAGATGCCGCCTGTGTCG comes from Devosia oryziradicis and encodes:
- a CDS encoding ABC transporter ATP-binding protein — its product is MFNRVIDYFDHLYSPTALADIRQPPMGLRPFVSYFIGQFRVAFAIRIVLVAIGSVADALMPVFVGLVVGMLATTNPGDMFTQHGQTFLWMIVVVVLVRPLTFLLDTLIRNHGIVPNLVDLVRWQSHWHVIRQSWTFFQNDFAGRVANKIIQAGEAIEIGVNLTIDAAWYALVFVVVAIVVLAQLDPVLLVPIGVWLLLYAILFTITMPLIARYSEELSESKSVMTGRIVDSYTNIQTLKTFSTGDHEDRYVADSIQDHAVSFRKLMRVFTYMWSTLFMLNAGLVVSVTWLALAGWNNGNLTAAAVATAIPFALQIMNMSGWILEIGSNIFRQVGNVRDSMDTIAQPLTMLDKPGAKHLDVSKGELTYDNVSFNYWRGKEGSVIDAFNLKVAPGEKIGLVGRSGSGKSTLVNLALRMFDVQDGSIRIDGQDVRDVTQESVRAAIGLVSQDTSLLHRSVRENLKYGRQSATDEEMMQAAEQAKVHDVIMGLVDPKGNRGYDAHVGERGVKLSGGQRQRVAIARVLLKNAPLLVLDEATSALDSEVEAAIQEQLTTLMQGKTVIAIAHRLSTIAAMDRLVVLEQGKIVEEGTHAQLLASGGHYAHLWERQSGGFLDLDAAAAE